Part of the Deltaproteobacteria bacterium genome is shown below.
TATTCCGTCCTCATCCGTTCCCCGCAAGATTTGGCCCATCTACGCGGACTGATTCCCCAAGCGGCAAACCACCCCATCCCTTACGCCTTGGGCAACTGGCCCAAGGTGATCGCGGCTCTGATTTCCGTGATGATCGATCAGAAAATCTATGGTCCGTTTCGTGCCGGTCAGTTGGATCTTCCGGCCCTGTGGGGAGAGGTAGAAGCGTGGATTGGCGCCTTGGATTCTTTTGCGGCCCAAAAAGGAGTCACGGGGGTGGATAAAGAGAGACTCATGGAGACGGCGTCGGGAATTCTTCTTTCGAATGCCGGAGAGAGCGGCGATATCGCCTTGCTCAAGCAAGTTCGCGATTTTTTGGTTGAACGGCAAAATAGAACCCTTCATTTGTCCAGCGGATACGTTGAGGATTTGTACGAACATGAGATCAGCAATAAGGGAGTGAAGGACTCGAATCCATTTTGGTTTATTTCTAGTATGGAAGTTTCTTTAAGCACCTTAGCGGTTGGAAAAAATGCCCGGGAGATCGGTTTGCTGGTGCAGGCCATAGCGAGGACAATTAGCGTGACCATGGACAGTCGTGGTCGTCTACAGGATAGGGCTAGTTCTCTATTGGCTCTGGTACGCTCTTACAAAAAATTACTGAAGACCCACTCCGCCTTTGCCGCGCTTACCCCTCTTAAGAAAAGAGTACTCGGTTATATGATGAGGCATTCCTTAGCTATCTACCCCTCTTATTCTTTGATGAAGGAGCATCCCCATTGGAAAGAGGAGATGATGAGCGATATTATTAAACGGGGAAAAAGCGCCTCCGACGAGGAACTTCTCTGGATACACCAGTTGGGAAGCGGAAGAGATTTGGATTATGGATTTATCGGCCGAGGCGATGCCGACTCCCTGTTAACGCATTTTTTGCGTTATCATTTAGGGAATATCGGCCCCGAAGAAAGGCTCGAAGCGATTCGCCGATGGGAGGCCCAGGGGATTCCGGTACGACAACTTTTAAGCCGAAGCAAAGACGATAATGGTTATCTTATCCTCCGGACCATGAGTGAATTGCCCGAAGATGAATCGGCCGATGAATTGTTACCGGTCTTGGATGACTTAAGCGACTGGATTCTCGACCCTTATCTGGCCAATTGTCTGCGATCCTACAGCCTCAATCAAAAGCTCAAGGAAACGGCCGATTTTACCCGGCGGGTCGCCATCGCCTTCGATGAGGAAACCGCCAGGAGGAACCTGGCGGTCAAGGAAGCGCTCATCGAGAACGAGATGGAAACCAGAGAACAGGTCGAGGAGGTCCGTAAACACATCGGCTTAAACGCCGACTATCTCTTTGAAGAGGGGGAGGTTCAGGTCGGGCTGGCGGCAGGGTTAGAGCTACTCTCTTTTGAACCGAACGCGGCCTTGGACCTTTTGAGTGTTCTGTTAGAAACGAGAAGAAGCGATGCGGGATTAAAAGAAATGATAGCGGCCCGGTGGCTTTCCCTCAGGCTACTTGAGGATGAGAGGGAAAAGCGGCTACGGGAGGTGACGCATCAGTTGAGTAGTGTCGATCAGAGGTTAAACGTGTTGCTTGGGCAGGGGTTTGCGGGGCGCTTTTTTATCGCCAAAACGCTTTTGGTCGATGGGGAGCTGATCATCCAGCCGAAAAGCCGACAGGAACTTTTTAATCTGTTTTTGGATAAAGTCGTGGCCCCAAAGGGGGGAGAGGAGGGGCCCAATAATCAGATTCAAAAAACGGCCCCGGCGCTGGCGGCGGTCAAGGAATGGGAACCTCTTTTTTTCAGTCTGGCGCCGACGATTGCCGACTATGTGGCCCTTCCCCCGCCGGTGGCGACCCCTTGGCACGAGGTGCTGTCTGTCCGAGAGATGATCGAAATCGAAGACGAAGACGAAGACGAAGACGAAGAGGTTACCACCGTTTCTAAAAAGGAGGAGGCCCTCGAAACCCTCGTGGAGGCCCTCAACACCCTCCCGTCGGACGGGGAAACCGATCCGTGGAAGTACAAGGAGTATTATAATACCAGATCCCAAGAGGCCCTTCGAAAATGGCTGGCCGATCGGGGGGCGCTGGAGACAAGGCCGTCAGACAAACTTTCGCCGATGGACCTGATCATCGAACTGGCCCAGCAGGGGGGTTCTTTGCCGGTGCGCTTTCTCCAGCTTATGGGGCAGTTTGTCGAAATCCCCTCCGAATACGAGGCAAAATTCAATCAACTCTACGACCGGGTGAAGGGGCAGTCGAAGTTGGCGGCCATAGCAGTGGTGGAGCGGAACTGGCCGGAGATTTGGAAGCATGTAAAGCGGTTTGGAAAAAGGCTTGGGGGAGGTTCGCTCATGTCGGTGTACGAACTGGAAATGAATGACGGAACCCGAAAGGTGATCCGCGTGGCCAACCCGAATATCCGCTATCACCTGAAGGAACAGCGGGAGCTTTTTGACTCCGCGCTGGATGAAATGTTGAAGCAGGGCTCCATCGACCGCGATACGCACGAGCGGTTGAAGATTGCGGTCGCCATGGTGAACGACTGGATCGAGGCCGAACTCGATTTTTCGGGGTTTATGGAAAAGGACGAAAAATTCCGCGAAATGCTGGGGGGGTCTGCCGGTTTTCAACCCGAAGGTTTTGACTATTCCCTCACCGTGCCCCAATCGAATTTTCCCCAATACACTATTCCGGACAACAACCGATTTCAGATTGAAGAGTTGATCGAAGGGAAAAATCTCACCCAATGGGACGAGCTGGTCCATGACGATTACGATATGAAGCAGGCGCTTTCTCTAATGGTCCGGGCCTACCGCAGACAGCTCGAAAACGGCCAACTGCATGGGGACATTCATATCGGAAACTACCGGGTCACCCCCGACAACCAGGTGGCTGTCCTCGATCGGACATTTTTTCTGCACCTGAATAAAGACGAACAATCCATCATTCAGGGGGCGCTATCGGGGAATATCGATCTCGAAAAAATCCAGGCCTATTTCGTGGTGCTTCTCCCTCCCGAAAAACAAAATCCGGAGACTCAGACGAAAGTCGCTCTGGAATTGATGCAAATGGCGGGCGCCGTTCAGGCGGGCGATTTTCAACAGGTAAATCAGGGGCTCATCCATTTGCGCCAGCTTGGCCTCGAAATTCCGCTGAAGCTTTCTCTGATTTTAAGAAATCTCCATGCCCTTCACGATTTGGCCAAAAAGGCCGGTTTCGGGTCGCTGGCGGATGCGTATGCGTATGTACCGCCGAAAGGGCCGGGCAAGAACCTCAAATTACATTCCTTTGTCCCGTCGGCGGCCTTGCCGCTGGCCCTTTCGGCGTTCCAAGGTTTAAATGGCGAGCCCGTCGGGTTGAATCATTCTGCTGTATTAGACTCATCCTCCGCCGTGAATCACGAAGCGCCCCGTCAGGCTTATGCCAATCCCTTTGGCCCGATCACCGCAAACAGGATGAACAGCGGCCCCCTTGAAACCGGTTCTGAACTCTACGCGACCGGCGCCCTTCCATATAACACGATCTCCACCCTTCCTGTTTTTACCGCCGCGCTTCCGGCGGCCATGTCGGTCTGGTCCCTTCCGCCCCCGGTCAATCTGAATGTGTCTTGTCTTCCCGTCCCTGTTATCTGATTGGAATTTTTCCGCTGATTGTGAGCGGTGCCGCGGCGGTTGATTACGCCGGCAACTCCCAGGGATTGAACACGGCAACCCCGCTTTTTTCCATATCGGCCCTGTTGCGCGTGGCGACAGTGAGGTTGTTGGCCAGGGCGGTTGCCGCAATCAGGGCATCAACAACGGGGATCTTCCGGCCTTGCAACTCCGATTGCGCCTGAATCATCCCCCAAACGCGGGATGTCTCGGCGTTGACCGGTAATATCCTCCCCTCAAAACGGTTTTTGAGGTCTTGGTCGAGCCAGCCCTGCAGGCGCGTCCGCCTTTGTTTGTCGGATAATTTGACGATCCCTTTCTGAATTTCTCCCAGAGTAAGGACACTCAAAAAGAGGCATTCCTCATCGCAACCGCCAATCCAGCCGACCACTCTTTTTTCGGGAGTTTTTTTTATCAGTTCGGAGATGATGCAGGTGTCGAGCAGATAATTCACAGGTCCACCTCGCGGGGGAACCCCTTGTCTCTTTCCAGATCGATATCGACCCCCCTTAAGGGGGAACGGAGGAAAAAATCAACCAATCCCCCTTTCGGTTTTGTGAGTTTTTCATAATCCTTCACCGAAAGGATGACGACCGTCTCTTTTCCCCGGCGGGTGATTGTCTGCGGCCCCTGCCGCAAGGCCTTTTCCACCACCTCGCTCAAACGATTTTTGGCCGTCTGCAACTGCCAGGCTGTCTTCATGACCCCTCCAAAAATATCTAGCTAGACTGTCTAGATTGTCATGTAACGGGACGAATCTGTCAAGCCCCCAGATTACTGTCCCTCCCAAAATTTACTGCCGCTTCAAAAAAGGGGGCGACTTTTTTGCCGCCGACCGCTCCATCCTCATCCGGGTGTTACGGTAATGCCAGTTATTCCGTCCCCCACTTTTTTTGGAAAAGATCTTGTTTTATTTTTCATGATTAAGTAAGATTTACATAGATCCAGGAGGATTCATCTATGTCTCGGGAAGAAGCCTTGGCGACCAAGTTGCCGGCGGACCTTAAAAAAAACCTCGATTCAGTGTGCAAGAAATTGGGGTTGAGAAAGAATTTTGTGATTGAATCGGCGTTGCGCGAAAAATTGGAAGATTTGCTCGACACGCACGATCTGCGGGAAGCAATCCGCGAAGCCACCGGTTTTCACGATTGGGAGCCCGTCAAAAAAGCGCTCAAAAATTGATTTCCATGAGTTACCGTATTGTCCTGGAGACGCGAGCCAAAAAGGAATTTCTGGATCTTCCGCGGGAAGTTCAAATGAAAATGGGAGATGTTTTTGACGATTTGAAGGCAAACCCCCGCCCTCCCGCTTCGAAAAAGTTGACCGGTCAGGAAGGGTATCGCATCCGCAAGGGGGATTACCGGATTCTTTACACCGTTAACGACAGACAATCGCTGGTCGCCATTTATCGTGTCGGCCACCGAAGAGAAGTGTACCGCTGATCGAAATCATGCCGCCAAAAAATGCTTGTTTTTGTGTAAGGTATTGTGTAACATTATACACATCATGCCGACCAATCTCGCCATCAACGACAAACTCCTTGTCCAGGCCAAAAGGCTGGGAAAGTTCAAGACCAAAAAAGAGACGGTGGATAAAATCCTGGAGGAGTTCGTCAAGGCCGAACGCCGGAAGGGCATCCTCAAGCTTTTCGGTAAAGTCGATTATTATCCCGATTACGACTATAAAAAGGGGCGGTCTCGCCGTTGAGCATCCTTGTCGACAGTTCTGTGTGGTCTCTCGTGCTTCGCCGGAAGGAGAAAAGCAATCATCCCGCCGCTATTCTTCTTCGGCGGAGGCTTGACGAAAAGGCCGGTCTTTGTCTTACGGGCGTTATTTATCAGGAAGTTTTACAGGGCATTCGTTCCGACACACTCTATCAGTCCGTCAAATCATATCTCGACGATTTTGAATTTCTTGAGGTGAATTTGGGGCTCCACGCCAAGGCGGCGGGCTTATTCAGCCGATGCCGTCGAAGCGGGATCCAGGCCCAGACCATTGACTGCCTTATTGCAACTCTAAGCATCCACTATGACTCCCCTCTTTTAACCACCGATCCGGATTTCAGTCATATCGCCCGGGTTTCTTCTCTAAAGTTGGTGGACTATTGACAACACATATATAGCCATATAGTGTCACCACGTTATGCCGCGAAAGAAAATATCCACGACGGTTTACATTACCGAAGAACAAAACGAACTCTTGAAAAAGTTGAACGAAAAAACCCGCGTCCCGATCGCGGAATATATCCGGCAGGGGCGCGATCTGCCTGGGCAGATGACTCTTCTCGACACCGGCGCCGAATAGACCGCCTTCTTCATGACTGAAATCCCTTTTGAGCGCCGTCGAAACTTCTGCATCATCGCCCACATCGACCACGGCAAATCTACGCTGGCCGACCGGATCATCGAAATGACCGGGGGATTATCCTCGCGTGAGATGCGCGAACAGGTGCTCGATGCCATGGACTTGGAGCGCGAGCGGGGAATCACCATCAAGGCCCACAGCGTCCGGCTTATCTACAAGGCCGACAACGGCCTCGACTACGAATTCAACCTCATCGACACCCCCGGGCACGTCGATTTCCACTACGAGGTCTCGCGGAGTCTTTCCGCCTGCGAAGGGGCCATCCTTGTTGTCGACGCCTCGCAGGGGGTTCAGGCGCAAACCCTCGCCAATGTTTACATGGCGCTCGATCACAATCTGGAAATTCTTCCCGTCTTGAACAAAATCGATCTCCCGAACGCTGACCCCGAACGCGTCAAAAATCAGGTGGAACAGATTATCGGCATCGACGCAAGCCAGGCGCTCTGTGTCAGCGCGAAGACCGGACAGGGGGTGAAGGATATTCTGGAGGCCGTTGTCAAAAGGCTTCCGCCTCCCCGGGGAAGCGAGGGAAAGCCGCTTTCCGCCCTTATCTTCGACAGCTGGTTTGACAGCTATCAGGGGGCGGTCATTCTGGTTCGGGTGGTGGACGGTTCCATCCGCGTCGGAGGGCGGATTAAACTGATGCATACCGGCCGGGACTATGAGGTGCTCAAGCTTGGCTATTTTACTCCCCGCCCGGTTGCCGGCGAGGAGTTGGCCACGGGAGAAGTCGGGTTTGTCACCGCCGGCATCCGCGAGGTGCGCGAAACAAAAATCGGCGACACCGTCACCGATGCGCAAAATCCTGCCCCAGCGCCGCTCCCCGGCTTTCGCGAGGTGAAGCCGATGGTCTTTGCCGGAATTTATCCCATTCAGCCGAACGAGTACGAAAATCTTAAGGCGGCGCTGGAAAAACTCCGGCTGAACGACAGCTCTTTTGTCTTTGAACCGGAGACATCGGCGGCGCTCGGTTTCGGCTTCCGATGCGGTTTTTTGGGGTTGTTACACATGGAGATTGTGCAGGAACGGCTGGAGCGCGAGTACGACCTTGAACTGATCACCACCTCGCCCACCGTCGTTTACAAGGTCCATCTCACCAATGGAGAGGTGCTGGAAATCGACAACCCCTCCAAAATGCCCGTGGAGGGGGTGATCGATCATCTCGAAGAGCCGTTTATCCATGTGACCATCCATGTCCCGAGCGAATATCTGGGCAATGTCATCCAGCTTTGCGAGGAAAGGAGGGGGCATCAGAAGAAGATCGACTACGTGACCCCCGACCGGGTGATGGTCCACTACGAACTCCCCTTTCCGGAGATCATGTTCGATTTTTACGACAAGCTGAAATCGCTCACGCGGGGATATGCGTCGCTGGACTATGAGTTTCTCGATTTCCGGGCTTCACAACTGGTGAAGCTCAACATCCTGGTGAACAGCGATCCGGTGGATGCCCTTTCGGTGATCATCCACCGCGACCAGGCCCATTACCGCGGGAGGGAGCTCGTCTCCAAGTTGCGCGGAATTATCCCGAGGCAACAGTACGAGGTGGCCCTTCAGGCGGCCATCGGTTCCAAGGTGGTGGCCCGGGAGAATGTCAAGGCGCTCCGCAAGGATGTGATCGCCAAGTGCTACGGTGGCGACATCACCCGCAAACGCAAGTTGCTGGAAAAACAAAAAGAGGGTAAAAAGAGGATGAAGCAGGTGGGGCGGGTGGAAATCCCGCAGGAGGCGTTTTTGGCGGTGCTGAAAATAGACTGATGGATCAAAATAATCTGCACAACGGTTTGGAGCGTCTGAATCAGGACGTTACTCCGGAGCCCCGGAAAAAAGGGGTCATCCGCGAGTATGCCGAGGCGTTGCTGTTTGCCGTTCTGCTGGCCTTTTTCATCCGTTCCTTTATTATCGAGCCCTTTAAAATCCCCTCCAAGTCGATGGTCCCCACCCTTCTTGTGGGCGACCACATCTTTGTCAACAAATTCATCTACGGTTTTCGGATCCCCGGCACCAAAAAGTGGATGGTAAAATTCGGCGAACCCAAACGGGGGGATGTCATTGTATTTATCTATCCCGAGGATGAAAAGCTCGACTTCATCAAAAGGGTTGTCGGGATTCCCGGCGATCATATCCGGATGAAGGACGGGAAATTTTTTGTCAATTCCGCCGAGGTGACCGAAAAGGAAATCCCGGTCGTTGGCGTGGACCCCAGGGACAAGAGGCGTCTTCTGATTTCCGAGGCGGAGGCGGGCGAGATTCCGCCGCAGTTCCGGGGAATTCCCTTTTACCGGGGCTACGAGAATTACAAGATCCAGATGGAGGATTTGACCGGCTACGGCCACATGATTCAGCGGAGCCGGATGATGCCGAACAACGAGGATGTCGATCTGGTGGTGCCCAAGGACCACTACTTTGTCATGGGGGACAACCGCGACCAGAGCGCCGACAGCAGAGTCTGGGGGTTTGTCCCGCGCGAAAATCTGAAAGGGGAGGCGCTGTTCATCTGGCTTTCGCTCGATTCCGACCGCGGCGGTGTCCGGTTGAAGCGGTTCGGGAAGAAGATTATCTGAAATCCTTTTTGTGAGTTGACTTTCGCCCCGAAACCCTGATAGGACAGACGAAATTTTGATATGGTTTTAAAGGAGAAATGAAAAGGAAAAAGGTTTGCGGTTTTTGGCTTAAAAACCTCCCAGCGGGTCGCTAGGGAGGTTTTTTTTTGAATGTGAGCGAGCGTCGGGGGCAAGGCCAAGCTTGGCTTGGCCGCGCAGCAAAGTCGCAGACTTTGCGGAGTAAGATGTCTCCGCGCGAGCGAACGGGGGATACGGGGGTCCGCCTTAGGCGGAGCAAAGCCCCCGATTAAATGAAAACGATACTCGATTCAAAAGAGATGCAGATGGCCATCGATAAAATGGCCAAGGAAATTGTCGAAGAGTCGACGGTGCTTGATTCGCTGGTTTTGGTGGGGATCCGAAAAAGGGGGGTTCCTTTGGCCCGGCGGATTGCCGAGCGAATCAAAGAGGCTTCAAAAAAAGAAGTCGCGGTGGGTCTGCTCGATATCAACCTCTACCGCGATGATCTCTCACGGCTCGATTATCACCCGGTGATCGGCAAGACCGATATTCCCTGCTCGGTGGATGAAAAAACGGTTTTCCTGGTGGATGATGTTCTCTACACCGGCCGGACCATCCGTTGCGCCATGGACGCCCTGTTCGACCTCGGCCGGCCGTCCGCCGTCAAGCTTGCCGTGCTGGTGGACCGTGAAGGGCGGGAACTTCCCGTTCAGGGGGATGTGATCGGAATCCATTGTCCCGCGACGGCAAAGGAAAATGTAAAGGTCAGTCTTAAAGAAACCGACGGCAAGGATGAAGTCAATGTGGAGTAAGGATGCAATTGGCGCGTAAAGATCTGTTGGGTATCGAGGAGTTAAGCAAAAAGGAAATCGAATTAATTCTCGAGACGGCAAAAACCTTTCAGGAAATATCCACCCGCGAAGTCAAAAAAGTTCCCACCCTTCGCGGCAAAACAGTCATCAATCTCTTTTTCGAGGATTCCACCCGGACCCGGACCTCGTTTGAAATCGCCGGCAAACGACTCTCCGCGGATGTCATTAACATCTCCCAAAAAGGATCCTCGGTCGCGAAAGGAGAGACCCTCCTCGATACGGCAAAGAACATCGAAGCCATGGGGCCCGATCTCATCGTTTGCCGCCACAAATCGGCCGGTGTTCCGCAATTTCTGGCATCGCGCCTGAAAGCGTCCATCATCAACGCGGGCGACGGCGCGCACGAGCATCCCACGCAGGCGCTACTCGATCTGATGACGATTCGCGAAGCCAAGGGAAAAATCGCCGGCTTGAACGTCGCCATCGTCGGCGACATCGCCCATAGCCGGGTAACCCGCTCGAACATCCACGCGTTAAACAAGATGGGGGCGCATGTGACGGTGGTGGGGCCGCTGACGATGTTGCCGGTTGAAATCGGAAAAATGGGAGTCAGGGTTTCAACCGATCTTAAGGAGGGGACGGCCAAAGCCGATGTGATCATGATGCTCCGGATCCAGCGGGAACGACTGCTTTGCTCCCCCTTTCCCACGTTGAGGGAATATTCCCGGTTGTACGGGCTGAACAAAGAGGCGTTGAGAACAGCAAGGCCGGATGTGGTGATCATGCATCCGGGGCCTGTCAACCGCGGCGTGGAGATCGATCCCGAGGTGGCCGATGGCCCCTATTCGCTCATTCTCGATCAGGTCACGAATGGGGTGGCGGTGAGAATGGCGGTTTTGTATCTGCTGTCGGGGCAGAAAGGGGAAGGAGCCAGAAGCCAGAAGCCAGAAGTAATATGAAGTTATTAATCAAAAACGGACATCTCATCGATCCAAAGAACAGGCGCGACGGCCGGTTTGATCTCCTCATCGAAAACGAAAAGGTGCGCGATCTCCTCAAGCCGGGGACGAAAGTGACGTCTGCCGAGGTGATCGATGCCAAAGGGTGCATTGTGGCGCCGGGGTTTATCGATTTGCATGTCCACCTGCGCGAGCCGGGGCATGAATATAAGGAGACGATACGGAGTGGAACGTGGGCGGCCGCCGCAGGCGGCTTTACCTCGGTCTGTTGCATGGCCAACACCAATCCGGTCAACGACAACGCCTCGGTGACCGAATACATTTTGAACAAGGCGCGCGAGGAAGGGGTGGTGAATGTCTTTCCCATCGGCGCCGTCTCTCGCGGCCTCGAAGGGAGCGAGTTGAGCCCCATGGGGGAGCTGAAAAAAGCGGGATGCATCGGTTTTTCCGACGACGGCAAAACGGTCCAAAACAATCGCTTGATGCGTCTGGCGCTGGAATATGCCAAAACGTTCGATTCTCCGGTGATCAGCCACGCCATTTGCGCCGATCTTGCATGCGGCGGGGTCATGCACGAAGGATTCGTCTCCACCCGGCTTGGACTTTCCGGAATTCCCAATGCGGCGGAAGAGATCATCATCAGCCGCGATATTCACCTGGCGGAATTAACCGGCGCCCGGCTTCATATCGCCCATCTTTCAACGGCCGGCGGCGTCGAGCTGGTGCGTCAGGCCAAAAAGAAGGGAATTAAGGTCACCGCCGAGGCGGCGCCGCATCATTTTACGCTGACCGATGAGGCGGTTGAGGGGACAGTGTCCCGAGGATACGATACCAACACCAAGATGATGCCCCCGCTCCGATCCGAAAACGATCGTAAGGCGATTGTCGCCGGACTCGCATCGGGAGTTATCGACGCCATTGCCACCGACCATGCCCCTCATGCCACAGTCGACAAGGAGATTGAATTTGACAAGGCGGCCTTTGGAATTGTGGGTCTGGAAACGGCGTTAAGTTTGTCCCTGCAACTGGTGGAAAAGAAAAAGCTGTCGATGAAAAAAATGGTGGAGCTGTTGACGGTCAACCCCGCCCGCATCATGGGTCTGAAAAAGGGGAGTCTGGAAAAAGGGGCCTCTGCCGATATCGTCATTTTTAATCCGGCGGTCTCTTACAAAATCGATCCTTCCAAATTCCGTTCGAAAAGCAAAAACACCCCGTTTGGGGGGATGAAGGTGAAGGGGGTGGTCAAATGTACCCTGGTTGGAGGGAAGGTAGTGTATAAGGGATGAAGAAATGTCAAATGTCAAATTCCAAAGTTCAAAGGAATGTCAAAAAAGCAATTTCAAAACATTGTCCATCATTTGTCATTTGAACTTGTCGTTTCTTTTGACATTTGAACTTTGACATTTGGATTTTATGAGACCAGCCCATCTCATCCTCGCCGACGGCAACATCTTTTCGGGAACCTC
Proteins encoded:
- a CDS encoding type II toxin-antitoxin system VapC family toxin, translating into MNYLLDTCIISELIKKTPEKRVVGWIGGCDEECLFLSVLTLGEIQKGIVKLSDKQRRTRLQGWLDQDLKNRFEGRILPVNAETSRVWGMIQAQSELQGRKIPVVDALIAATALANNLTVATRNRADMEKSGVAVFNPWELPA
- a CDS encoding type II toxin-antitoxin system Phd/YefM family antitoxin, producing the protein MKTAWQLQTAKNRLSEVVEKALRQGPQTITRRGKETVVILSVKDYEKLTKPKGGLVDFFLRSPLRGVDIDLERDKGFPREVDL
- a CDS encoding type II toxin-antitoxin system RelE/ParE family toxin, producing MSYRIVLETRAKKEFLDLPREVQMKMGDVFDDLKANPRPPASKKLTGQEGYRIRKGDYRILYTVNDRQSLVAIYRVGHRREVYR
- a CDS encoding type II toxin-antitoxin system VapB family antitoxin; amino-acid sequence: MPTNLAINDKLLVQAKRLGKFKTKKETVDKILEEFVKAERRKGILKLFGKVDYYPDYDYKKGRSRR
- a CDS encoding PIN domain nuclease, producing the protein MSILVDSSVWSLVLRRKEKSNHPAAILLRRRLDEKAGLCLTGVIYQEVLQGIRSDTLYQSVKSYLDDFEFLEVNLGLHAKAAGLFSRCRRSGIQAQTIDCLIATLSIHYDSPLLTTDPDFSHIARVSSLKLVDY
- a CDS encoding ribbon-helix-helix domain-containing protein; amino-acid sequence: MPRKKISTTVYITEEQNELLKKLNEKTRVPIAEYIRQGRDLPGQMTLLDTGAE
- the lepA gene encoding elongation factor 4, which produces MTEIPFERRRNFCIIAHIDHGKSTLADRIIEMTGGLSSREMREQVLDAMDLERERGITIKAHSVRLIYKADNGLDYEFNLIDTPGHVDFHYEVSRSLSACEGAILVVDASQGVQAQTLANVYMALDHNLEILPVLNKIDLPNADPERVKNQVEQIIGIDASQALCVSAKTGQGVKDILEAVVKRLPPPRGSEGKPLSALIFDSWFDSYQGAVILVRVVDGSIRVGGRIKLMHTGRDYEVLKLGYFTPRPVAGEELATGEVGFVTAGIREVRETKIGDTVTDAQNPAPAPLPGFREVKPMVFAGIYPIQPNEYENLKAALEKLRLNDSSFVFEPETSAALGFGFRCGFLGLLHMEIVQERLEREYDLELITTSPTVVYKVHLTNGEVLEIDNPSKMPVEGVIDHLEEPFIHVTIHVPSEYLGNVIQLCEERRGHQKKIDYVTPDRVMVHYELPFPEIMFDFYDKLKSLTRGYASLDYEFLDFRASQLVKLNILVNSDPVDALSVIIHRDQAHYRGRELVSKLRGIIPRQQYEVALQAAIGSKVVARENVKALRKDVIAKCYGGDITRKRKLLEKQKEGKKRMKQVGRVEIPQEAFLAVLKID
- the lepB gene encoding signal peptidase I, with protein sequence MDQNNLHNGLERLNQDVTPEPRKKGVIREYAEALLFAVLLAFFIRSFIIEPFKIPSKSMVPTLLVGDHIFVNKFIYGFRIPGTKKWMVKFGEPKRGDVIVFIYPEDEKLDFIKRVVGIPGDHIRMKDGKFFVNSAEVTEKEIPVVGVDPRDKRRLLISEAEAGEIPPQFRGIPFYRGYENYKIQMEDLTGYGHMIQRSRMMPNNEDVDLVVPKDHYFVMGDNRDQSADSRVWGFVPRENLKGEALFIWLSLDSDRGGVRLKRFGKKII
- the pyrR gene encoding bifunctional pyr operon transcriptional regulator/uracil phosphoribosyltransferase PyrR, whose product is MKTILDSKEMQMAIDKMAKEIVEESTVLDSLVLVGIRKRGVPLARRIAERIKEASKKEVAVGLLDINLYRDDLSRLDYHPVIGKTDIPCSVDEKTVFLVDDVLYTGRTIRCAMDALFDLGRPSAVKLAVLVDREGRELPVQGDVIGIHCPATAKENVKVSLKETDGKDEVNVE
- a CDS encoding aspartate carbamoyltransferase catalytic subunit, coding for MQLARKDLLGIEELSKKEIELILETAKTFQEISTREVKKVPTLRGKTVINLFFEDSTRTRTSFEIAGKRLSADVINISQKGSSVAKGETLLDTAKNIEAMGPDLIVCRHKSAGVPQFLASRLKASIINAGDGAHEHPTQALLDLMTIREAKGKIAGLNVAIVGDIAHSRVTRSNIHALNKMGAHVTVVGPLTMLPVEIGKMGVRVSTDLKEGTAKADVIMMLRIQRERLLCSPFPTLREYSRLYGLNKEALRTARPDVVIMHPGPVNRGVEIDPEVADGPYSLILDQVTNGVAVRMAVLYLLSGQKGEGARSQKPEVI
- a CDS encoding dihydroorotase encodes the protein MKLLIKNGHLIDPKNRRDGRFDLLIENEKVRDLLKPGTKVTSAEVIDAKGCIVAPGFIDLHVHLREPGHEYKETIRSGTWAAAAGGFTSVCCMANTNPVNDNASVTEYILNKAREEGVVNVFPIGAVSRGLEGSELSPMGELKKAGCIGFSDDGKTVQNNRLMRLALEYAKTFDSPVISHAICADLACGGVMHEGFVSTRLGLSGIPNAAEEIIISRDIHLAELTGARLHIAHLSTAGGVELVRQAKKKGIKVTAEAAPHHFTLTDEAVEGTVSRGYDTNTKMMPPLRSENDRKAIVAGLASGVIDAIATDHAPHATVDKEIEFDKAAFGIVGLETALSLSLQLVEKKKLSMKKMVELLTVNPARIMGLKKGSLEKGASADIVIFNPAVSYKIDPSKFRSKSKNTPFGGMKVKGVVKCTLVGGKVVYKG